The window GCCAACAGCACCATGATCGCCAAAGGCGAGTACCGTAGTGCAAACGACAAACTGGCGCGGGCGAACTTCATCGCCGCATTATACAAGCCTGAAGCGCAAGCGAAGGATCCGGCGTTCCTTCGCTTGCGCTCCAGACGAGTGACATCGCCGAAACTTATTCCAAATCCTTCTTCTCAATCTTATACAGCGGCAAGTAACGGTAGTAAACTTCGAGTGTCAGGCACGAAAGGCTGGTGCACATTAAGCGGCCACCTTGGCGGCCCCAGGCATCGGGCGTGGGCTTGATTGGATCCCAGCTCCCCGCTTCGCAGCCATTCTTGGCTTGCGAGTTGATGAGGAGCGACCGCATGTTGCGATTCCACACATCCCACTCAGGCCCTTGCACGTTGTGCATCACCTGCGTGGCGTAGTACCAGTAGTAAATGTTGCGGCGATCGAGCGACGGCTGATTCTTGGAGAGATATTCGACGCCGCCGGTGATGACCGGATCGTCGCGGTTAGCGCCCAGGTATTGAGTGGCAAGCAAACCGACCGAAGTCATTGGCAGCGTCGGTCCACCGCCCGGCATGTAGCCGAACTGCTCGCGATAACGGCCTCCGGTCGCCACCAGCTTCAAGTAGCTCTTCGAGCCGGCAATTGTTTGCTCGCTGACTTCCAGGCCAGCCATCTGACCACTCTTGAGCGCCATCACTTGCCAACCGTGCACGCTAGTATCGGAATCATCCGAACCATGCGAGTACCGCCACGAGCCTTCTCGATTCTGTCCCGTTTGAATGAAACGAATCGCCGCCTGAGCAGCCAAGCCGATGCGAGAATCTTGCGACATGCCATAGGCTTCGCACAGGGCGATCGTGGCCAGGCCGTGCGTATACATCTGCGAGCTGCTGCCGGCCGAAAGATCGCCATTCTGTTTTTGATTACTGATCAACCAGATGAGCCCGCCTTCGACGTTTCGCCGGTAGACTCCCTTGCCCTGATGCGTTTGTCCCGCCGCGAGAAATGGCAACAGCGCGAGCGCCGTGGCCGCGGCATCGCTGTTGATTTCACCCTGCCCGCTGCAGCCACCTTTGTCGCAACTGGCGCGATGATCGAGGCTCCAACTGCCGTTCTTGTTTTGATGGCGGGCGATCCAATTGAGCGCCAAAGCGACCGCGCGTTCCGTAGGCTTCGTAGCGCCGCTGATTCCAATTCGGTCGCCGGTGCCTCTTGGCCCAAAGCCTTTGCCGTGACCACCTTTCCCCATAGTATCGCCAGACCCACCGCCACCACCGAGGCCCGTGGGCCCGGGAACTCGAGGACCGAAAGGCTTGAATGAGGGGATGCCGTTGCCGGTGCTGAGCGCACGCTCGTTGTCGCCCGCGGTGCCGCCACCACCATACTGAAAGTTAGGGCTGCTATCGTTGTGTTGCGCTTCGATCGTGATTGGTTTGGTGTCGACGATCGTCTCGAGGTCCAGAATTGTTGGCTCCTCAGGGATCGGCGATGATTCAAATGCCATCAAGGTTGGTTCCGGCTGCGTGTCTTCATTAACCGCCGAAAACGATGGCGCGCTCGTCACTGTCCGCACAACTTGAATGGTGCCAAGCACAAGTGCCATGCATAGCAGCACGATGAGATGCAACATCATGCTCGCCAGCCAGGCCTGCGCGCTGGCGCCCATGATCCACTCGCTCAGGCTGTGAGTGAGCGACGGCGAATCAGACTCTTCCACAACAGCATCGTCGGCTGGTTTGGATGCGAAGAACATCAGGACACCTCTGGCGGAGTGTGTGCGCGCAGTTGCAGACAGTTACGAAATCGAGCTGGATCCTGCGCAAGGAAATGGCAGTAAAGGAACGCCGGCGCGCAATGCGGATATGCGCGCACTTAGGCCGAATAGGTTTTGATGAGATCGAATTTAGTTCGAGCTCAATTGCTGAGGACGTGTATTAAGTCCTCGCCCCTTCATTCGCGGGCAGTGCTGGTGTTTATTCCCGCCGCGAACGAAATTTTTGCTACGCGGCTAGCAAGACGATTAGAAGCTGGATCGAGCAAATTGCGCATAGAACGCCAATTCGGCCGCGACGACTGCCATGAAGAAGAACCAAGACCAGAGCGGAAAGCGGAATCGCCAGATGGCCCCCGCGGCGAGCGGAATGAGTCCGGTGAACAGAACGGCGAACGGAATCATGATCACATTGGCGTTGTATGGCCCGTAGAGTCCCGACGGCCGGGCTGCAATTTCGAATTCGAACCTGCCCATCGGCTTCTGATGCAGGAGATACGCGAGCCTTTCGTTCCCGCGCCACTCGGCCACGAAGCCGGGTTTACCGACCATGAGATATCCGCGCTAGCGAGGCGTAAGCTGCCATCGACGCAAAAAACGCTTGCGTGAGTGGACTTGCCCTGCCAGGTCCAGCCATACGAGTAAAACAGGGTGAAGCCCCACAGTACGCACACCAGTACAACCAGCGCGCTGGGAAAATACTGCAGTGATTGTAGAAGCGTCCGCATGCCGACATCATAAGCTCTAAGTTGAATCACAAGAAATAAAGAAGGCCAGGTAGAAATCTACCTGGCCTTCCGAATGGTTAGCTGTTGCGAGTCACGGAGTGACTACGCCTACTACTTCGCGCCGACGAGTTGCTTCGATTGCTTCTTCTTCTCGGCGATGATTTCTTCCTGAACGTTGCTCGGAGCCTTGGCGTACTTCGAAAGTTCCATCGTGAAGGTGCCTTGGCCCTTGGTCATGCTGCGGATGTCCGTTGCATAACCGAAGACTTCGCTCAGTGGCACTTCAGCGATGATCTGGCAGACACCTTCGCGGGTGTCGCTGTTCATGATGATGCCGCGGCGACGGTTCACGTCGCCGGTGACGTCACCCTGATAGTTGTCCGGGCACTCGATTTCGACCTTCATGATCGGTTCGAGAATGGCCGGCTTCGTATCGATGAAGTGCGTCCGCAAGCAGTCTTGAGCACAAATCTGGAAGGCACGATCCGACGAGTCGACGTCGTGGTACGAACCATCCGTCACGACAACCTTGAGACCGACGATCGGATATTCCGCGAGCGGGCCTTTGTTGAGGAGCGCGCGGAAACCCTTTTCGATCGAGTTTTCGAATTCGCCTGGAATGCGACCGCCGGTCACTTTCCATTCGAAGACGAAGTTTTCGGTCGAGTCAGCTTCGAGCGGTTCGAAGTAACCGACGACGTGACCGTATTGGCCCGAACCACCGGTTTGCTTCTTGTGCTTGTAGTTGTACTCATACTTCTTGGTTGGCGATTCGCGATAGCTCACCTTCGGCGCACCGACTTCGAGCTCGACCTTGTATTCACGACGAATGCGTTCGACGTAAATATCGAGGTGCAACTCACCCATGCCCGCGATGATCGTCTCGCTGGTTTCCTCGTCGTTGAAGACGCGGAAGGTCGGGTCTTCCTTGCGGAAGCGTTGCAAAGCCTTACCCATCTTGTCGGAGTCCGCACGGCTCGTCGGCGTGACGGCGACCTTGATCACCGGCTCGGGGACGAACATGCTTTCCAGCGAGCAATACTTGTTCTCCGACGCATAGGTATCACCACTCGCACAGTCGATGCCTGTGATCGCGACGATATCGCCCGCCTCGGCTCCGTCGACAACTTCACGCTTGTTAGCGTGCATCTTGACGATTTGGCTGAAGCGGTCTTTCTTCTGCGTACGTTGGTTGTAGTAAAACTCGCCCTTCTTGATCGAACCTTGATAGATTCGCAAGAAGGTCAACTGACCGAAGGGATCTTCGACGATCTTGAACGCCATGCCGACGAAGGGGGCCTTCGGATCGGGCTTCAGTTCCATGGTCTCGGCCGGATTGTCCCACTTCTTGGCCGTCAGCTCGCGTTCGAGCGGGGAAGGCAAGTAGCGAACGATGGCGTCGAGCAGCAACTGCACGCCCTTGTTCTTATAAGCCGAGCCAATCATGACCGGGGTCATGCCCTGCTGTTGGGTCGCCTTCTTGATCACGTCGTAGACCAACTGAATGGTTGGTTCTTGCTCGCTGAGCAGGATTTCCATCAGTTCGTCGCTGTACATGGCCAGCGCTTCGAGCATTTTGTGCCGCCATTCCTTGACGGGAGCTTCGTATTCGGCGGGGATTGGCTCCTCGCGAACGACTTCGCCCTTGTTGCCGTCAAAAAAGTAGGCCTTTTGCGTAATCATATCGATGACGCCGGCGAAGTCGTCGCCGCCGCCCATCGGATATTGAATGAGCACTGGATTGGCGTTCAGCTTGGTCTTCAGATCGTCGAGGATCGAGAGCGGACGAGCACCGGTGCGGTCCATCTTGTTGATGAACGCGATGCGGGGAACGTGGTACCGCTTCATCTGGCGATCGACCGTCATCGATTGCGATTGCACTCCGCCGACCGCGCACAGCACGAGCACGGCGCCATCGAGCACGCGGAGCGAACGTTCGACTTCAATGGTGAAGTCCACGTGCCCGGGGGTGTCGATGAGGTTCATGACGTGCATGTGGCTCTCATCGCCAGGAAACGCGGGGTCGTTCCATTCCAAGTGCGTTGCCGCGCTGGTGATGGTGATGCCGCGTTCCTTTTCGAGTTCCATGTGATCCATGGTCGCGCCGTCGCCGCCACCCTTGACCTCTTCGATCTTATGGATGCGGCCAGAGTAGAACAGGATCCGCTCGCTGAGGGTCGTCTTACCCGAGTCGATGTGAGCCGAAATACCGAAGTTGCGAACTTTTGTGAGATCCATAACTACACCTAAAACAGAATGTTGCGTTCGTCAGCAACAACGCTGCGACTCGCACCATCAAAACACGACGCCAAAAAAGCATCGAGACGCCAAAACGGCAGTCCCGAATCTTCCAATCTACACGAATCCTCGGCTTAGCAGGGTTACCCAGCCGGAGAGGCTCCGCCTGAGTACGACCAGCCTTGGCCACTCGCACTTAACTCGCTTGCTGGACGAGAGTTGCGACTTTAGCGAGAAACGTTGGCCGAGCTTGGAACCGAAGTTCCTTCGCAGGCGATAAGCCACCTGCAACGCAACGGAGTTTTTGGCCCATTGTTTCTGCTCCTTTCTCAAAGAGCAAAAGTCAGGCCCAGAGTTCGGCCACTCGTCGCGAAAAAATTCGTCCTCGTAACCCTCAATCTTATCCGAAAGCGCCCCCACGGAAAGGTCAAATTCGCAGCCGCGCCAGCGAAGGGAGGGGAATTCGCGGAAGATTTACATTGGGATTCAATCGTTAGCGGCGGGCCAGATCGAGACTCGGAGCAATTCGCTGACTGGACATCCAAACTCGGGCAGCAACGTGCTGGAAAGCTGGTCGCCACCTCTCAAGACCACGTAGTCTTCGGCTCCGCGAAATTGATGAACTTCCTTGCTGCGCGGATAAATGTACCAAACCTCTTGAACTCCGCCTGCAAAGTACGCCATTGCTGAAGAACGACGGCTCACGAAATGGCTAAAGCCGCGTCCGACTTTGATGTAGGTGCCACCGACTAAAGCCGGTGGCTAAGAAGCATTCCCGATGGCGATTTCAATCTCACCCTTAACTTCCAAATGAGGCTCCACGACGATCCTTGCTTGCAGAGCGGTTCTCGCGGCGTCACCTCCGATTTTCCCAAGCGCCCAGGCAGACGCGCCGCGGATCAGTGGTTCGTTGTCATTCAAGCCGCGGATAAGCGCCGGAATAGCCGCTTCATGCTGCTGATTCCCGAGCACAATCGCCGCGTTGCGAAGGATGCCGCGGCGTTTCGATCGCCAGAGCGGGGAGTGGCGGAAGCGGGCTTTGAAACCGGCATCGTCTAGTTCGAACAGGGCGATGAGATCGACCGGGTTTTCATCGTCGCGCGGCTGGAAAGAAAGTTCGCCGGACAACGGCGCGCGGTGATTCCAGGGGCAGACATCCTGGCAAACATCGCAGCCGAAGAGCCAATCGCCGAGGCCGGGTCGCAACTCTTCTGGAATTGCTTCCCGCAGTTCGATGGTCAGATAGCTGATGCACTTCGTCGCATCGAGCACGTAAGGCTGCGGAAAGGCCTGCGTCGGACAGGCATCGAGACAAGCCCGACATGTGCCGCAGTGATCGGTCGCGAACGGCGCGTCGGCGGGAAGGTCGAGATTCGTCAGCAGGGCTGCGAGAAAGAAATAGCTGCCGGCCGGCTTGTTCAGCAGCAGCGTGTTCTTACCAATCCAGCCGAGACCAGCGGCGACGGCAAATTCCCGTTCGAGCAACGGCGCGCTATCGACCACGCCGCGGCACTCAGCGCCGGAAACCTCCGCTCGCAACCAATCGGCCAAGGCGTGCAACTTGTCGTGAATCACATCGTGATAGTCGCCGGGCCCCCACGCATAACGAGAAATGCGTCCTTCACCGGGTTGGCATTCCTTTGGCTCCTCCGTCCGATACGGCATCGCGAGCATCAGCACGCTGCGAACCGACTCGAGCACACTTCGCGGATGCCGATAGGCTTCGGCGCGGTTGCTCAGATAGTGCATCTGCCCGGCGTAACCACTAGCCAGCCATTCCTGCAGCTTCGGATAGCCCGCCGCGTCCCTGGCCGGGCAAACGCCGGCCAGCGCGAAGCCGAGCTCGGCGGCGCGGGCTTTCAAATCGGCAGCGACTAAGGACGGGTTCAACGGAATTTGAGTTTGAAGTTTGCAGTTGAAGTTCGTAGTTGTTACATCTTATCAACTTCGAACTCCAAACTTCGAACTCCGAACTTATTGCGTTACGAAAGCACATCCCGCACAACCTTCCCACCCTGATCGGTCAGCCGCACATTCAGTCCTTTGAAAGGCAAGGCAAGCTGGCGGTGGTCGAAGCCGAACTGGTGCAGGATGGTAGCGTGAAAATCGTTGACGTGAACGGGATTTTCCGTCACCGACCAGCCGAGCTCGTCCGTCGCGCCGTAGGTGAGCCCCGGCTTGATGCCGCCGCCGGCCATCCACAGGCTGAAGGCGCTGGGATGATGATCGCGGCCGACTTTGTCGGGAAGTTTGCCGCCACGATTCTCGGCGAGCGGCGTGCGCCCGAACTCGCCAGCGAAAATCACCATCGTGCTGTCGAGCAGGCCGCGCTCTTTCAAATCCTGCACGAGCGCCGCCAGCGGCTGATCGGCCATACCGGTGTTGTGAGCGAGCTCTTCGTCGAGATTGCTGTGATGATCCCACGAGGCATGCACGAGGGTGACGAACCGCACTCCGCGCTCGACGAGCCGCCGGGCTAAAAGGCAGTTCCGCGCGAATTGCTTGTACACATTGGGCCCGCCGCCGCGATAGCTGTTCTTCGCCGGCTCGGGGCGATCGCAGCCGTAGCGATCGAGCGTGGCTTGCGTCTCCTGCGACAGATCGACCAGTTCCGGCGCCGCCGACTGCATGCGAAAGGCGAGCTCATAACTGGCGATGCGACTTTCAATCTCTGGGTCATGCACTTCCTGCAAGTGACGCCGATTCAACCTGCCGAGCGAACCGAGGCTCCGCTCCTGCATCTCGCGAGTCACTCCTGGTGGATTGCCGAGATTCAATACGGGGTCACCCTTGTCGCGAAACAACACGCCCTGATAAGTCGACGGCAGAAAACCGCTCGACCAGTTCGACACGCCACCACTGCCGCCGCGGCCCGCAGTCAGCACGACATATCCAGGCAGATTTTCCGATTCGCTGCCGAGACCATACGTCAGCCACGATCCCATGCTCGGCCTGCCGAACCGCGGCACACCGCTCATCAGCATCAGCTGGGCCGGGTGGTGATTGAACGCATCGGTGTGCATCGAACGGACAAGTGCGATGTCGTCGGCACACTTGCCGAGATGCGGCAGATAATCCGAGAGCTCCATGCCGCACTGACCATGCTTCGTGAACTTCCGCTTGCTCCCCCACAGAACGGCAGTCTCTTTTTTCAGAAACGCGAAGCGAACTTTTTCGGTGAGCGACGGTGGCAACTGCTGGCCGTGCTGCTCCTGCAACTTCGGCTTGGGATCGAAGAGATCGATGTGGCTCGGCGCGCCTTCGGGCAGAATAAAAATGCAGGCCTTGGCCTTGGCTGGATGATGCGGTTGCTTCGGCGTAAGTGGATTGGCGGAAGCTTCACCCGCCAAGAGGCCTTCGCGTTGCAACAGCGACGACAACGCCACGAGGCCGAGCCCTGACGCACTCGAGGTAAGGAATTTGCGGCGAGCGGATTGAATGAAAGGGTGCATAATAGTCGTCGATTCGCTCCGCGATCGATGAATGGAGGTAGCCATCGGTTTGAAGTACGACCGTGCAGCAAAAACTCGAGTTCTTTCATCGACCGCGGAGCGTTCGACGCCTATTCCCGTGTCACAAATTCATCGAGGTTCATCAGCGTCCGCGAAACATTTACCCACGCGGCAAGCTCGCTGAGAGTCGCTCCTTCGGCAGGTTGATTTCCAGCAACGGCAACAGACGCGGCGCTGTTTGCGCCGGCAAGTTGAAGCTGATCTTGATACAGCGAAATCACATCATCGACCTCGGCCTGGCTGGGAACGCGGCCGATGCATAATCGCAGGGCATGCGTGGCTCGCGCGCGGACGGTTTGTTCCGCGCTCATTCCAGCCGGCACTTCGCGGACAACTCGTCGAGCAAGATGCTGGGCCGATTCGAAGAAGACGGTGTCGTTCCACAGCGTGAGCGATTGAATCGGAGTATTGCTTGTTTGCCGTTTGACGGTGCATTCCGTGGAATCAGGCGTGTCGAAGGTTGCGAGGAGTGGATACGGCGAGGTGCGCTGGAAAAACGTGTACAAACCACGGCGATAACGATCGGCCCCTTTGCTGTCGACCCACTTTGCACTGCCGGCGTAGGTGAGGCTGGCATAATCGGAGGGCTGCGGCGGATGAACGCTGGGGCCGCCGAGTTTGCCGACGAGCAGACCGCTCGTCGCGAGCGACACATCGCGGAGAATTTCTGCCTCGACGCGCCGCCGTGTTTGGCGGGCGAGAAGTTCGTTGTCGGGGTCGCGCATACGCAGTTCGCGGCGGGCTGCTGACGATTGTTGATAAGTGGCCGAGGTGACAATGCGGCGATGGAGTTGTTTTAAGCTCCAACCCTGCGCGCGGAAGTCGTTGGCGAGCCAATCGAGCAACTCCGGATGCGATGGCTTGTCTCCCTGCCGGCCAAAGTCATCGCTGGTGGCGACCAGGCCGCGGCCGAAGAGTTGCTGCCAGTGGCGATTGACAGTCACTCGCGCGGTGAGCGGGTTTTCGTTGCCAACCAACCAGCGGGCGAGATCGAGTCGCGTCAGCTTTTCAGCAGAGTTCACGGCAGGCAGGATCTCGGGCGTACCGCGGTGCAC is drawn from Anatilimnocola floriformis and contains these coding sequences:
- the fusA gene encoding elongation factor G: MDLTKVRNFGISAHIDSGKTTLSERILFYSGRIHKIEEVKGGGDGATMDHMELEKERGITITSAATHLEWNDPAFPGDESHMHVMNLIDTPGHVDFTIEVERSLRVLDGAVLVLCAVGGVQSQSMTVDRQMKRYHVPRIAFINKMDRTGARPLSILDDLKTKLNANPVLIQYPMGGGDDFAGVIDMITQKAYFFDGNKGEVVREEPIPAEYEAPVKEWRHKMLEALAMYSDELMEILLSEQEPTIQLVYDVIKKATQQQGMTPVMIGSAYKNKGVQLLLDAIVRYLPSPLERELTAKKWDNPAETMELKPDPKAPFVGMAFKIVEDPFGQLTFLRIYQGSIKKGEFYYNQRTQKKDRFSQIVKMHANKREVVDGAEAGDIVAITGIDCASGDTYASENKYCSLESMFVPEPVIKVAVTPTSRADSDKMGKALQRFRKEDPTFRVFNDEETSETIIAGMGELHLDIYVERIRREYKVELEVGAPKVSYRESPTKKYEYNYKHKKQTGGSGQYGHVVGYFEPLEADSTENFVFEWKVTGGRIPGEFENSIEKGFRALLNKGPLAEYPIVGLKVVVTDGSYHDVDSSDRAFQICAQDCLRTHFIDTKPAILEPIMKVEIECPDNYQGDVTGDVNRRRGIIMNSDTREGVCQIIAEVPLSEVFGYATDIRSMTKGQGTFTMELSKYAKAPSNVQEEIIAEKKKQSKQLVGAK
- the queG gene encoding tRNA epoxyqueuosine(34) reductase QueG codes for the protein MNPSLVAADLKARAAELGFALAGVCPARDAAGYPKLQEWLASGYAGQMHYLSNRAEAYRHPRSVLESVRSVLMLAMPYRTEEPKECQPGEGRISRYAWGPGDYHDVIHDKLHALADWLRAEVSGAECRGVVDSAPLLEREFAVAAGLGWIGKNTLLLNKPAGSYFFLAALLTNLDLPADAPFATDHCGTCRACLDACPTQAFPQPYVLDATKCISYLTIELREAIPEELRPGLGDWLFGCDVCQDVCPWNHRAPLSGELSFQPRDDENPVDLIALFELDDAGFKARFRHSPLWRSKRRGILRNAAIVLGNQQHEAAIPALIRGLNDNEPLIRGASAWALGKIGGDAARTALQARIVVEPHLEVKGEIEIAIGNAS
- a CDS encoding DUF1501 domain-containing protein gives rise to the protein MHPFIQSARRKFLTSSASGLGLVALSSLLQREGLLAGEASANPLTPKQPHHPAKAKACIFILPEGAPSHIDLFDPKPKLQEQHGQQLPPSLTEKVRFAFLKKETAVLWGSKRKFTKHGQCGMELSDYLPHLGKCADDIALVRSMHTDAFNHHPAQLMLMSGVPRFGRPSMGSWLTYGLGSESENLPGYVVLTAGRGGSGGVSNWSSGFLPSTYQGVLFRDKGDPVLNLGNPPGVTREMQERSLGSLGRLNRRHLQEVHDPEIESRIASYELAFRMQSAAPELVDLSQETQATLDRYGCDRPEPAKNSYRGGGPNVYKQFARNCLLARRLVERGVRFVTLVHASWDHHSNLDEELAHNTGMADQPLAALVQDLKERGLLDSTMVIFAGEFGRTPLAENRGGKLPDKVGRDHHPSAFSLWMAGGGIKPGLTYGATDELGWSVTENPVHVNDFHATILHQFGFDHRQLALPFKGLNVRLTDQGGKVVRDVLS